Proteins from a genomic interval of Chroococcidiopsis thermalis PCC 7203:
- a CDS encoding IS630 family transposase (programmed frameshift), which translates to MPAPYSYDLRRKVIEAIDSGIGKTQASKIFKISRNTINLWLHKREETGDDRAPVGYQRGYGAKITNLEDFKEFARKHGSQTHAEMAQAWHLEISDRTIGKALKKIGFTRKKTYGYRERDEEKRQEFIEKIERKKPEERVYIDESGIDNRDDYSYGWNEKGQRLYDLKSGKRSIRVSIISGLCQGKLLAPFTFEGACNRLVFEQWLSEKLLPHLKPGQTVILDNATFHKSEKIRELIKSAQCEIQYLPPLSPGLNEIEHYLFPIKNRVRKSQGTIEDFRERVDTSVSLAS; encoded by the exons ATGCCAGCCCCCTACAGCTATGACTTGAGAAGAAAAGTCATTGAGGCAATAGATAGTGGCATAGGAAAAACCCAAGCTAGTAAAATCTTTAAAATTAGTCGTAATACCATCAATTTGTGGCTGCACAAAAGAGAAGAAACAGGAGATGATCGAGCGCCTGTGGGATACCAGCGAGGCTATGGGGCGAAAATTACCAATCTAGAAGACTTTAAAGAGTTTGCTCGAAAACATGGAAGTCAGACTCACGCA GAAATGGCTCAGGCGTGGCACTTAGAAATCAGTGACAGAACTATTGGTAAAGCTCTAAAGAAAATTGGATTTACTAGAAAAAAAACTTACGGGTATCGAGAAAGAGATGAAGAAAAAAGACAAGAATTTATCGAAAAAATTGAGCGAAAGAAACCAGAGGAGCGAGTATATATAGATGAGTCAGGGATAGATAATCGAGATGACTACAGCTACGGCTGGAATGAAAAAGGACAAAGACTTTATGACTTAAAATCGGGAAAAAGAAGCATTAGAGTCAGTATTATTAGTGGTTTATGTCAAGGAAAACTGTTAGCTCCGTTCACCTTTGAAGGAGCTTGTAATCGGTTAGTTTTTGAGCAGTGGTTATCCGAAAAACTACTGCCACACTTAAAACCAGGACAGACTGTAATTTTAGACAATGCAACTTTTCATAAATCCGAGAAAATTCGAGAATTAATCAAATCGGCACAATGTGAAATCCAATACTTACCACCATTATCTCCAGGTTTAAATGAGATTGAGCATTACTTGTTTCCGATTAAAAATCGAGTCAGAAAGTCTCAAGGAACTATTGAAGACTTTCGCGAACGAGTAGATACATCTGTCAGTTTAGCGTCCTAA
- a CDS encoding type II toxin-antitoxin system Phd/YefM family antitoxin, whose amino-acid sequence MLSYETTSPTEARSNFFKLLEQVVENHQVFIIHRREGENVALISESDLQSLVETVYLLRSPANARRLLDAIEESHSGKIAPQTPEELKRELGFGQEKETP is encoded by the coding sequence ATGCTGTCTTATGAAACAACTTCTCCTACCGAGGCAAGAAGCAACTTCTTTAAGTTGCTAGAGCAAGTGGTGGAGAATCATCAAGTGTTTATCATCCATCGCCGCGAAGGTGAGAATGTGGCGCTGATTTCTGAGTCAGACTTACAAAGTTTGGTAGAGACAGTTTATTTGTTGCGATCGCCTGCGAATGCGCGGCGATTACTGGATGCAATTGAAGAGTCTCATTCTGGCAAAATTGCGCCGCAAACACCGGAAGAATTGAAGCGAGAATTAGGTTTTGGGCAAGAAAAAGAAACCCCCTAA
- the hsdR gene encoding type I restriction-modification system endonuclease — protein MVVSLNFAFLEEHDPQLVRLGGLAEQYFASDPNSSLIKLRQFGELLAGLIAAKVGLYVADGDRQIDLLRRLKDRGLLNPDVERLFHELRRTGNDATHALTGDARTALSHLKYARQLGIWFHRVSTKNPNFHPGAFVPPPDPTVETEALKQELELLRAELATSVEAAELAQIEAQQEVMRRRGAEDLAREAEAKAQAALDHLAAIQARAESAPAQSIQQTIQTAQQTEIDLDERETRRLIDIQLRNAGWSADSEQLTYNNGTRPQKGRNMAIAEWQTAAGRADYVLFAGLQAIALVEAKRRSKDVPGMVDQAKRYSRGFFVKGDETLPNGSPWGEFKVPFAFATNGREFLQQLRTKSGIWFCDLRRTDNLRYPLPTWYSPQGLLDTLAQDVEQAHQKLEAEGFNYNLELRPYQVRAIQAAESELAKGRRELLVAMATGTGKTKTCIALVYRLLKTKRFRRVLFLVDRTALGEQTANAFKDSRMENLQTFADIFDIKELGDTAPDRDTKVQIATVQSFVKRILYKADDAAVPTADLYDCIVVDECHRGYLLDRELSDLEFTFRDESDYISKYRRVLEHFDAVKIGLTATPALHTTQIFGEPIYTYSYREAVIDGWLVDHEPPIRIVTALAEDGMVWNPGEAMEFFDPKTGQLDLVHAPDEVRIEVEQFNRRVVTPEFNRVVCEELAKYIDPSLPEKTLIFCATDGHADIVVDQLKIALAARYGSVEDDAVVKITGAADRPLQLIRRFRNESTPQIAVTVDLLTTGIDVPPICNLVFIRRVNSRILYEQMLGRATRRCDEIGKQVFRIYDAVNLYEALAPVSAMKPVAVNPNISFGQLLQELSSVTDSAAASEIIDQLLAKLQRQRQNLATDKQEAIEDLAGMSLADTIAYLRSSDPMQLKQWFSDRAAIAQILDLRDGGTQPLLISRHADELRSVERGYGNAQKPEDYLDSFKAYLRDNLNQIPALIVVTQRPRELTRAQLKEIRLLLDAAGYSETTLQAAWREMTNEDIAASIVGFIRQAALGDALVSYEQRVDRAIAKILASRAWTPPQRKWLERIAKQLKVETIVDREALDKGEFKTQGGFTRINKIFDGELETILAEINANLWQDAV, from the coding sequence ATGGTCGTGTCATTAAATTTCGCCTTCCTAGAAGAACACGACCCGCAGCTAGTGCGGCTGGGTGGTCTAGCCGAGCAGTATTTTGCCTCCGACCCCAATTCAAGCCTCATCAAGTTGCGTCAATTTGGGGAATTGCTAGCTGGGTTAATCGCAGCGAAAGTAGGTTTGTATGTTGCTGATGGCGATCGCCAGATAGACCTATTGCGCCGTCTCAAAGATCGCGGCTTGTTAAACCCAGATGTAGAGCGCCTGTTTCACGAATTGCGACGAACGGGCAACGATGCCACCCACGCGCTGACAGGCGATGCTAGAACGGCTTTAAGTCACCTGAAGTATGCCCGACAGTTAGGAATTTGGTTTCACCGAGTCTCGACCAAAAATCCCAACTTTCATCCAGGTGCTTTCGTCCCACCCCCAGATCCAACCGTCGAAACCGAGGCGCTCAAACAAGAATTAGAATTACTGAGAGCCGAATTAGCTACCAGCGTCGAAGCAGCCGAATTAGCCCAGATCGAAGCCCAACAAGAGGTGATGCGGCGTAGAGGTGCGGAAGACTTGGCACGGGAAGCAGAAGCAAAGGCGCAAGCAGCACTAGACCATTTAGCTGCCATTCAAGCCCGTGCGGAGAGCGCCCCAGCCCAATCTATTCAACAAACGATTCAAACCGCGCAGCAGACAGAAATTGACTTAGACGAGCGGGAGACGCGCCGCCTCATTGACATCCAACTGCGAAACGCTGGCTGGTCAGCAGATTCAGAACAACTCACTTATAACAACGGCACTCGCCCCCAGAAAGGTAGAAACATGGCGATCGCCGAATGGCAAACAGCCGCAGGACGCGCCGATTATGTATTATTTGCCGGATTGCAAGCGATCGCACTCGTCGAGGCAAAGCGCCGCAGTAAAGACGTGCCTGGGATGGTTGACCAAGCCAAACGCTACAGTCGCGGCTTTTTTGTCAAGGGAGACGAAACCTTACCCAACGGTAGTCCTTGGGGAGAATTCAAAGTTCCCTTTGCCTTCGCTACCAATGGTAGGGAGTTTTTGCAACAACTGCGTACCAAAAGCGGGATTTGGTTTTGCGACCTGCGCCGAACAGACAACCTGCGCTATCCCCTACCTACCTGGTACAGTCCCCAAGGGTTGCTCGATACCCTTGCCCAAGATGTAGAGCAAGCCCACCAAAAACTAGAAGCTGAAGGCTTCAACTACAACTTAGAATTACGCCCCTATCAAGTTAGAGCAATTCAAGCAGCAGAGTCGGAGTTAGCCAAGGGACGCAGGGAATTGCTCGTAGCAATGGCGACGGGGACGGGGAAAACCAAAACCTGTATCGCCCTAGTCTACCGCCTGCTGAAAACCAAACGATTTCGACGAGTGCTGTTTTTAGTAGACCGCACGGCATTGGGAGAACAAACAGCCAATGCCTTCAAAGATTCCCGCATGGAGAATCTGCAAACCTTTGCCGACATTTTTGACATCAAAGAATTAGGCGACACCGCTCCCGATCGCGATACTAAGGTACAAATTGCCACCGTTCAAAGCTTTGTCAAACGCATCCTTTACAAAGCCGACGATGCAGCAGTACCTACAGCCGACCTCTACGACTGCATTGTAGTGGACGAGTGCCACCGAGGATATTTGTTAGACAGGGAATTGAGCGATCTAGAATTTACCTTCCGCGACGAGTCCGATTACATCTCCAAATACCGCCGCGTCTTGGAGCATTTTGATGCCGTCAAGATTGGCTTAACCGCTACTCCTGCCTTACATACGACTCAAATCTTTGGGGAACCGATCTACACCTACAGCTACAGGGAAGCGGTAATTGACGGCTGGCTCGTTGACCACGAACCGCCGATTCGTATCGTCACCGCCCTAGCTGAGGATGGAATGGTGTGGAATCCAGGCGAGGCGATGGAATTCTTCGATCCCAAAACTGGTCAACTGGATTTGGTTCACGCCCCAGATGAAGTCAGAATCGAAGTCGAGCAATTTAATCGGCGCGTCGTCACCCCAGAATTTAACCGCGTCGTCTGTGAGGAGTTAGCCAAATATATCGATCCTTCCCTGCCAGAAAAAACCTTAATTTTCTGCGCTACGGACGGTCATGCCGATATTGTAGTTGACCAACTTAAAATCGCCCTAGCCGCTCGATACGGCAGTGTAGAAGACGATGCAGTGGTGAAGATTACCGGAGCTGCCGATCGCCCCTTGCAACTGATCCGGCGGTTTCGTAACGAGTCTACCCCCCAAATCGCCGTGACTGTAGACCTGCTGACAACGGGGATCGACGTACCACCGATCTGCAACTTGGTCTTCATCCGCCGCGTCAATTCCCGCATCCTCTACGAGCAAATGCTGGGACGGGCAACCCGCCGCTGCGACGAGATCGGCAAGCAAGTCTTTCGCATTTACGACGCGGTAAACTTGTACGAGGCTCTAGCCCCCGTCTCGGCAATGAAACCCGTCGCTGTCAATCCCAACATCTCTTTCGGGCAACTGCTACAGGAGCTATCTAGTGTTACAGACAGCGCTGCCGCCAGCGAAATTATCGACCAACTTCTAGCCAAACTCCAACGCCAGCGCCAGAATTTAGCTACAGACAAGCAAGAGGCAATAGAAGATCTTGCCGGAATGTCATTAGCGGATACGATCGCCTACCTGCGCTCCTCTGACCCCATGCAACTGAAACAGTGGTTCTCCGACCGCGCCGCGATCGCCCAAATTTTAGACCTGCGGGATGGTGGCACGCAACCGCTGCTGATTTCCCGCCATGCTGACGAATTGCGCTCGGTAGAACGGGGTTACGGAAATGCTCAAAAACCTGAAGACTACTTGGATAGCTTCAAAGCCTACCTGCGGGACAACTTAAATCAAATTCCCGCCCTCATCGTCGTTACCCAGCGCCCCCGCGAACTCACCAGGGCGCAACTGAAGGAAATTCGGCTATTGCTGGATGCTGCTGGCTACTCCGAAACAACATTACAAGCAGCGTGGCGGGAAATGACGAATGAAGACATCGCCGCCAGTATCGTCGGCTTTATCCGCCAAGCGGCTCTGGGGGATGCCTTAGTATCTTACGAACAGCGAGTAGACAGGGCGATCGCCAAAATTCTAGCCAGCCGCGCTTGGACACCGCCGCAGCGCAAGTGGTTAGAGCGGATTGCCAAACAGTTGAAAGTAGAAACCATTGTCGATAGAGAAGCCCTAGACAAAGGCGAGTTTAAAACGCAAGGAGGATTTACGCGGATTAACAAAATTTTTGACGGGGAATTAGAAACAATTTTGGCGGAAATCAACGCCAATCTCTGGCAGGATGCCGTCTAG
- a CDS encoding MbcA/ParS/Xre antitoxin family protein, with product MNALPLLAKEPALPIFTGGSISLKKLAEFMGVDRSVLAKIIQRDVRTVERDIASQSVGKRLQPLVYALKMLFELTNGDRDEIQRWLREPLIEWRGLSPLDCLTADKIDAVVNLVERIYHADSAGY from the coding sequence ATGAATGCTCTGCCATTGTTAGCTAAAGAACCTGCCCTACCAATTTTTACTGGTGGTAGTATCAGCTTAAAAAAATTGGCTGAGTTTATGGGAGTCGATCGCTCAGTCCTTGCCAAGATTATTCAAAGAGACGTGCGAACTGTTGAGCGAGATATCGCTTCCCAAAGCGTAGGCAAGCGCCTCCAACCGCTTGTCTACGCTCTCAAAATGTTATTTGAGCTAACCAACGGCGATCGAGATGAAATCCAACGATGGTTGCGCGAACCTTTAATTGAATGGCGTGGATTGTCTCCTTTGGATTGTTTGACGGCTGACAAGATTGATGCTGTAGTCAACTTAGTTGAGCGGATCTACCATGCTGATTCGGCAGGATACTAG
- a CDS encoding DUF2281 domain-containing protein — translation MMNSEPLASTQLSEGIAKLKMLPEEKQLEVLDFIEFLQAKVERQGEARSNWQHGISALEAAGDLVGCVEGPEDLSANPEYMKGFGE, via the coding sequence ATGATGAATTCTGAGCCATTAGCATCAACACAGCTATCTGAAGGCATTGCCAAACTCAAAATGCTCCCTGAAGAAAAACAGCTTGAAGTACTGGATTTTATTGAGTTTTTGCAAGCTAAAGTGGAGCGGCAGGGCGAAGCTAGAAGCAATTGGCAGCACGGTATATCGGCTTTAGAGGCGGCAGGTGACTTGGTTGGCTGCGTGGAGGGACCAGAAGATCTATCTGCTAACCCAGAGTATATGAAAGGATTTGGGGAGTAG
- a CDS encoding nucleotidyltransferase family protein, producing MRTLEEIKQLLQQSKSVLQENYRVTELGIFGSYVRGEQNEESDVDVLIDYEKAPTLFKLVELRNYLNELTGMKVDVVTKKGLKPRIRERVLSEVIYL from the coding sequence ATGAGAACTTTAGAAGAGATTAAGCAACTGCTCCAGCAAAGTAAATCGGTGTTGCAGGAGAACTATAGGGTGACGGAATTAGGCATTTTTGGTTCTTATGTTCGAGGGGAGCAAAATGAAGAAAGCGATGTTGATGTCTTGATCGACTATGAAAAGGCTCCGACTCTGTTTAAGTTAGTAGAGCTTCGTAACTACTTAAATGAATTGACGGGAATGAAGGTAGATGTGGTGACTAAAAAGGGTCTAAAGCCAAGAATTCGAGAACGGGTGCTGTCAGAAGTTATTTATTTATGA
- a CDS encoding HepT-like ribonuclease domain-containing protein — MMERQLAEFLQDILDTIADIETFTDNVEFEAFQVNREKVLAVIKSIEILGEAVKKVPDYIRSQYPDIPWRSIAGMRDVLVHEYWGIDVNIIWATVQEGLPSLKAAIAEIATDVSES; from the coding sequence ATGATGGAACGGCAGCTTGCAGAATTTTTACAGGACATTTTGGATACGATCGCAGATATCGAAACTTTTACAGATAATGTGGAGTTTGAAGCATTTCAAGTGAATCGAGAAAAAGTTTTAGCGGTTATTAAATCAATTGAAATCTTAGGTGAAGCGGTCAAAAAAGTTCCAGACTACATTCGCAGTCAATATCCCGATATTCCTTGGAGATCTATTGCTGGAATGCGTGATGTGTTGGTACATGAATATTGGGGGATTGATGTCAATATTATTTGGGCGACGGTACAGGAAGGATTACCATCTTTAAAGGCGGCGATCGCTGAAATTGCTACAGATGTTTCAGAAAGTTGA
- a CDS encoding restriction endonuclease subunit S, with translation MLNENTALPEGWCWSSIAQIAFVMSGQTPKGIDNASVEDGEIPWFRVGNMNKAGNEETLQLSDVRLTLEKAHTLGLHIYPKGTVVFPKRGGAIATNKKRILGQPSAYDLNLMGVLPVGLNSRYFWHWFQSINLKELSDGSNVPQINHGDIEPLRIPVPPLNEQRRIVAKIETLKARSQQAKEALEAIPPLLDQFRQSVLAAAFRGNLTADWREKTPDVEPASVLLERIKDEVPEPKNKKADSELPDPFQIPDEWKWVSLSSICRSITDGDHQPPPKAAQGVPFLVISNINNGELDFSNIRYVPEEYYQSIQRHRKAEKGDLLYSVVGSYGIPVLVDTEDKFCFQRHIALLKPCYLISSKYLLYALKSDFVFRQATEVATGTTQLTVTLSGLRRIKVPLVSLTEQKEIVKRIETLLKIAQRVEGGYQGIKANIDQLDRSILAKAFRGELVPQDPNDEPASVLLERIRAERAKQETAAKTAKKSTTKTSGKRRRKTQQQDSESVQLGLPGLE, from the coding sequence ATGCTTAATGAAAATACTGCACTTCCAGAAGGATGGTGCTGGTCATCTATTGCTCAAATTGCCTTCGTGATGAGTGGTCAAACACCAAAGGGTATTGATAATGCATCAGTAGAGGATGGAGAAATCCCTTGGTTCAGAGTAGGCAACATGAATAAGGCTGGAAATGAGGAAACTCTACAGCTATCAGATGTAAGGCTTACTCTGGAAAAAGCTCATACTTTAGGGCTGCATATCTATCCAAAAGGCACTGTTGTTTTTCCTAAAAGAGGTGGTGCTATTGCTACAAACAAAAAGCGCATTTTAGGGCAGCCAAGTGCATACGATTTAAATCTGATGGGTGTTCTACCTGTTGGGCTAAATAGCCGATACTTTTGGCATTGGTTTCAATCCATTAATTTGAAGGAATTAAGTGATGGATCTAACGTTCCTCAAATCAATCATGGGGATATAGAACCGCTAAGAATTCCTGTACCTCCCCTCAACGAACAACGCCGCATTGTTGCCAAAATTGAGACGCTGAAGGCTCGAAGCCAGCAAGCGAAGGAGGCGCTTGAGGCAATTCCCCCCCTCCTAGACCAGTTCCGTCAATCAGTCCTCGCTGCTGCCTTTCGTGGCAATTTAACTGCTGATTGGCGAGAAAAAACCCCTGATGTTGAACCTGCATCGGTTTTGCTAGAGAGGATTAAGGACGAAGTTCCTGAACCTAAAAATAAAAAAGCAGATAGTGAACTTCCAGATCCATTTCAAATTCCTGATGAGTGGAAATGGGTGAGTTTATCTAGTATTTGCCGCTCTATTACTGATGGAGATCACCAACCACCTCCAAAAGCAGCTCAAGGAGTACCTTTTTTAGTAATTTCTAATATTAATAATGGCGAATTAGATTTTAGTAATATTCGCTATGTACCTGAAGAATACTATCAGTCTATTCAGAGACATAGAAAAGCAGAAAAGGGAGATCTACTCTACTCGGTTGTAGGCTCTTATGGTATTCCTGTACTGGTAGACACTGAAGATAAATTTTGTTTTCAAAGACATATTGCTTTACTGAAACCCTGTTATCTAATTAGTAGTAAATACTTACTATACGCACTCAAATCAGATTTTGTCTTTAGACAAGCTACTGAAGTTGCAACAGGAACAACTCAGCTTACTGTCACTCTTTCAGGGCTACGTAGAATCAAAGTACCTCTGGTTTCACTGACTGAACAAAAGGAAATCGTCAAGAGAATAGAAACTCTTCTTAAGATTGCTCAGCGAGTTGAGGGAGGCTATCAAGGAATCAAAGCCAACATAGACCAACTTGACCGATCCATTCTTGCCAAAGCCTTTCGTGGTGAACTGGTTCCCCAAGATCCCAACGATGAACCAGCATCCGTCTTACTAGAACGCATCCGCGCAGAACGTGCCAAACAAGAAACCGCAGCTAAAACCGCTAAAAAATCTACAACTAAAACATCAGGAAAACGCCGCAGAAAAACACAACAGCAAGATTCAGAATCAGTTCAACTAGGATTACCAGGATTAGAATAG
- a CDS encoding type II toxin-antitoxin system VapC family toxin, with protein MRQQVLLDTGPLVALVNRRDRFHQWVKTEWEQIEPPLLTCEAVITEASFLLSSVYGGQKAVMSLIERGVVQIPFRLEEEVELVGELLDRYQSIPMSLADACMVRMAERYTSSYVLTIDSDFNIYRKQRNQLIPVIMPSNDR; from the coding sequence GTGAGGCAGCAAGTTTTATTAGATACGGGTCCCCTGGTTGCTTTAGTTAATCGACGAGATCGCTTTCACCAATGGGTCAAAACAGAATGGGAGCAGATTGAACCGCCCTTGCTCACCTGTGAAGCAGTCATAACAGAAGCAAGCTTTTTATTAAGTAGTGTTTATGGCGGTCAGAAAGCCGTAATGTCTCTAATAGAACGAGGTGTAGTCCAAATTCCATTTCGCTTAGAGGAAGAAGTGGAGCTTGTGGGGGAATTGTTGGATCGCTATCAATCTATACCAATGTCGTTGGCTGATGCTTGCATGGTGCGGATGGCTGAGCGATATACGTCAAGTTACGTGCTGACCATAGATAGTGATTTCAACATCTATCGCAAACAGAGAAATCAGCTGATTCCTGTCATTATGCCCAGTAACGATCGGTGA
- a CDS encoding DUF4058 family protein: protein MVLLDHFHPPLSVRRHWHAFHNAWATYIASDLNQRLPLGYFAEPNVQFGIEIDVAAFEESTLADDVSGTVIALPLTAADWQPVPPTQTIPFQPTRETVEISIFSSEAGPTLAGAIELVSPANKDRTNHRDAFVAKCQTYLNLGIGLVVVDVVTSRNANLHAALMQQLGVANLNQFDADLYAVAYRVVERTKQFNLDMWQETLSLGTQLPILPLWLPGELCLPVDLDATYQRTCREQRIGFNSA, encoded by the coding sequence ATGGTCTTACTAGATCACTTTCACCCGCCTCTAAGCGTGCGCCGCCACTGGCACGCCTTTCACAACGCATGGGCAACATACATCGCGTCGGATCTCAACCAGCGCTTGCCTCTAGGCTACTTTGCCGAACCAAACGTGCAGTTTGGGATTGAAATTGATGTTGCCGCCTTTGAAGAAAGCACTCTAGCTGACGATGTAAGCGGTACGGTAATTGCGCTGCCCTTGACTGCTGCGGATTGGCAACCAGTACCCCCCACCCAAACCATTCCCTTTCAACCCACCCGCGAGACAGTCGAAATTAGCATTTTCAGCAGTGAAGCGGGACCTACCTTAGCTGGAGCCATCGAGTTAGTCAGTCCTGCCAATAAGGATCGTACCAATCATCGAGATGCTTTTGTTGCTAAATGCCAAACATACTTAAATCTAGGAATTGGGTTAGTAGTCGTGGATGTTGTTACCAGTCGCAATGCTAATTTGCACGCTGCTTTGATGCAGCAGCTTGGTGTGGCAAACCTGAATCAATTCGATGCAGACCTTTATGCAGTTGCCTATCGCGTTGTCGAGCGAACTAAGCAGTTCAATTTAGATATGTGGCAAGAAACACTGAGCTTGGGAACCCAATTACCAATCTTGCCGCTATGGTTGCCTGGAGAGCTTTGCCTGCCTGTCGATCTAGATGCCACTTACCAACGGACTTGTCGCGAACAACGGATCGGCTTTAACAGCGCATGA
- a CDS encoding Txe/YoeB family addiction module toxin — translation MGKKKKPPKLDPPPIQVRVPGFSSRFKEDLGWWYKTDPAKVDKIFDLVTAAIADPFQGIGKPEPLKYLGEGLWSRRIDLEHRLVYQVSHSKIDFLTCRYHYE, via the coding sequence TTGGGCAAGAAAAAGAAACCCCCTAAACTAGATCCGCCGCCCATACAGGTAAGAGTCCCTGGCTTTAGTTCCCGCTTCAAAGAGGACTTGGGCTGGTGGTACAAAACCGATCCTGCTAAGGTAGACAAGATTTTTGACCTAGTGACAGCCGCGATCGCAGACCCATTCCAAGGTATCGGTAAGCCAGAACCTTTGAAATACTTGGGTGAAGGTCTTTGGTCGCGGCGGATTGACCTAGAGCATCGCTTAGTCTATCAAGTCAGTCACTCAAAAATTGATTTTCTCACCTGCCGCTATCACTACGAATAA
- a CDS encoding N-6 DNA methylase: MTATTDIVQKLWNLCHVLRDEGISYLQYVTELTYLLFLKMMQETSNENQLPEGYRWADLVAKEGVEQITFYRALLLELGTQTAQPRVQAIFANAQTALKQPRILNKLVTSIDALDWYSAKEEGLGDMYEGLLQKNAEEKKSGAGQYFTPRPLIDCMVELIQPQPGEGVQDPAAGTGGFLIAADRYIKQRTDDLFDLSEAEQSFQRYQAFYGIELVQDAHRLLLMNMMLHGIEGAVGLGDTLSPDGQRLAKADVILTNPPFGTKKGGGLPSRDDFTYPTSNKQLAFLQHIYRSLKPGGRAAVVLPDNVLFEDGQGRQIRADLMDKCNLHTILRLPTGIFYAQGVKTNVLFFQRGLTDKGNTKAVWIYDLRTNMPAFGKRIPLTKQHFQEFEAAYGDDPNGGSQRTDRGESGRFRCFTREQIAKRNENLDISWLRDESLQSGDNLPQPDEIAALIMTKLQTAMDEMEALTALLEGDTVEEDQPLAFESDRAE; the protein is encoded by the coding sequence ATGACCGCTACCACCGATATCGTCCAAAAACTCTGGAATTTGTGTCACGTCCTGCGCGATGAGGGCATTTCCTATCTTCAGTACGTCACCGAGCTGACCTACCTGCTGTTCCTGAAGATGATGCAGGAAACGAGTAATGAAAACCAACTCCCAGAGGGCTACCGTTGGGCAGATTTGGTAGCAAAAGAAGGAGTCGAGCAGATTACCTTCTATCGCGCTTTGCTACTGGAGTTGGGGACGCAAACAGCACAGCCAAGAGTGCAAGCAATCTTCGCCAATGCTCAAACAGCACTGAAACAGCCCCGCATCCTCAACAAGCTGGTGACGAGTATTGATGCCCTAGACTGGTACTCTGCCAAAGAGGAGGGGCTGGGGGATATGTATGAAGGGCTGCTCCAGAAAAACGCCGAGGAGAAAAAATCGGGAGCAGGGCAGTATTTTACTCCCCGTCCGCTGATTGATTGCATGGTTGAGCTAATCCAACCCCAGCCAGGGGAAGGAGTGCAAGACCCCGCCGCTGGAACGGGAGGCTTTTTAATCGCCGCAGATCGCTACATCAAGCAGCGCACCGATGACTTATTCGACCTTTCCGAAGCCGAGCAGTCTTTTCAACGCTATCAGGCATTTTACGGCATTGAGTTAGTGCAGGATGCTCATCGCCTGTTGCTAATGAATATGATGCTACACGGGATCGAGGGGGCAGTAGGATTAGGCGATACTCTCTCCCCTGACGGACAGCGGTTGGCTAAAGCCGATGTAATTCTCACTAATCCGCCTTTTGGCACGAAGAAAGGCGGTGGTTTGCCGTCGCGGGATGACTTCACCTATCCCACTTCCAACAAACAGCTAGCCTTTTTGCAGCATATCTATCGCAGCTTGAAGCCTGGGGGACGGGCGGCGGTGGTCTTACCCGACAACGTATTATTTGAAGACGGGCAGGGTCGTCAAATTCGGGCTGATTTGATGGACAAATGCAACCTACACACGATTTTGCGCCTGCCTACAGGGATTTTCTACGCTCAAGGAGTCAAAACCAACGTGCTGTTTTTCCAGCGCGGTTTGACGGACAAGGGCAATACAAAAGCAGTGTGGATTTACGATTTACGGACGAATATGCCTGCTTTTGGCAAGCGCATACCCCTAACCAAACAGCATTTTCAGGAGTTTGAGGCGGCGTATGGGGACGATCCGAATGGGGGGAGCCAGCGCACCGATCGAGGGGAGTCAGGACGCTTCCGCTGTTTTACACGGGAGCAAATTGCCAAACGAAATGAAAACCTAGATATTTCCTGGCTGCGGGATGAAAGCTTGCAGTCGGGGGATAACCTACCCCAGCCGGATGAAATCGCAGCTTTAATTATGACGAAGTTGCAAACGGCAATGGATGAAATGGAGGCATTAACAGCTTTGCTGGAGGGGGATACAGTGGAAGAAGACCAGCCACTTGCATTTGAGTCAGATCGGGCAGAGTGA